The Leptospira koniambonensis genome window below encodes:
- a CDS encoding beta-ketoacyl-[acyl-carrier-protein] synthase family protein yields MDKSKNGKNSRVVITGIGVILPNTFSVQDFWTNLSEGRSQLDFITRFPTENFPIKVAGEMNTFDYKKHLPDLSDKYSKNYNTETLALMSAMEEANKDAGITKGDLHPSRVGFIDSSSRASMAWWDFAWRKYLEEKDHNVFDRYSVLTSMASNPTNLTAINANIQGFVTTVSAACVGGHHAISLCYQAIRKGRAEVMYAGGHEFPLLQPLMMMYSDPMSRVMSLEKDNPKKGIRPYDKSRDGFLLGEGAVVLVMERLDRALQRGAKIYSEVLGTYSYNEADHAMRMDLTGKKATTGLRHLMKISGLRLGDVDYFCGHGTATHNNDLAESRAIGHLYEGRPKFHWAPVGSIKPIFGHTFGAAGIINVAATSLMLKNQTLCPTINLENPDPECDHDHVAEGARKAKIRYAISMAFAIGSQSSFVSLAAPEF; encoded by the coding sequence ATGGATAAATCTAAAAACGGAAAAAACTCCCGGGTAGTCATCACCGGTATCGGGGTCATTCTCCCGAACACTTTTTCAGTACAAGACTTTTGGACAAATCTTTCAGAGGGAAGATCCCAATTGGATTTTATCACACGTTTTCCCACAGAAAACTTTCCAATCAAAGTTGCTGGTGAGATGAACACTTTCGATTACAAAAAACATCTACCTGATCTGAGCGATAAATACTCTAAAAATTATAATACAGAAACTCTGGCATTAATGTCAGCAATGGAAGAAGCTAATAAGGATGCAGGTATCACTAAAGGTGATTTACATCCTAGTAGAGTTGGTTTTATAGATTCTTCTTCCAGAGCATCTATGGCTTGGTGGGATTTTGCCTGGAGAAAATATTTAGAAGAAAAGGATCATAACGTATTCGATCGTTATTCCGTTTTAACTTCTATGGCTTCTAACCCCACAAACCTCACTGCAATTAACGCAAATATCCAAGGGTTTGTGACAACCGTATCTGCCGCTTGTGTTGGTGGACATCATGCTATCAGTTTATGTTACCAAGCTATCCGTAAAGGTAGAGCAGAAGTTATGTATGCTGGCGGCCATGAATTTCCTCTTCTACAACCTTTGATGATGATGTATTCTGATCCTATGAGTCGGGTAATGTCTTTAGAAAAAGATAATCCTAAAAAAGGGATCCGTCCTTATGATAAAAGCAGAGATGGGTTTTTATTGGGAGAAGGTGCAGTCGTTCTTGTAATGGAAAGATTAGACAGAGCATTACAAAGAGGCGCTAAGATCTATTCAGAAGTTCTAGGAACTTATAGTTATAATGAAGCAGACCATGCGATGAGAATGGACTTAACAGGTAAAAAAGCAACCACCGGTCTAAGACATTTAATGAAGATCAGTGGACTTCGTTTAGGAGATGTTGATTATTTCTGCGGACATGGAACTGCAACACATAATAATGATTTAGCAGAGAGTCGTGCGATCGGTCATCTATATGAAGGCCGCCCTAAATTTCATTGGGCCCCTGTTGGTTCTATCAAACCTATATTCGGCCATACATTCGGAGCGGCAGGAATTATCAATGTGGCTGCAACTTCTCTCATGTTGAAAAACCAAACTCTATGTCCTACAATCAATCTGGAAAATCCAGATCCTGAATGCGATCATGATCATGTCGCAGAAGGAGCCAGAAAGGCAAAAATCAGATATGCAATTTCCATGGCGTTTGCGATCGGGAGCCAATCTTCATTCGTAAGTTTGGCAGCTCCGGAATTTTGA
- a CDS encoding PP2C family protein-serine/threonine phosphatase, producing MKLRYYAITDKGNFRSHNEDSFLSVDSLVCGQTHGESETVRQLDTEEFSGLFALADGLGGHEAGEIASRVALEKLAWMEKAIRPIEELPSSGWKNLIRKINNEVNTYGESIGKPKMGTTLVGCLLGKRKSWIFNVGDSRLYHLTKEGLSKVTVDHNIGEELGSSYGRNLLTSCIGGGTKSIEVDTFDYSGKLSPGDFILICTDGLTEVLNIDQIEKIMREHEDLRETCRILSEEANLRLTRDNHTIVIIKIDSV from the coding sequence ATGAAACTCCGGTATTATGCAATCACGGATAAAGGAAACTTTCGCTCTCATAACGAGGATTCTTTTTTATCCGTAGATAGTTTGGTATGCGGCCAAACTCATGGAGAATCAGAAACAGTCCGTCAATTAGATACGGAGGAATTTTCCGGATTATTCGCCTTGGCAGATGGTTTAGGTGGACATGAGGCAGGAGAGATCGCAAGTAGAGTCGCGTTAGAAAAACTTGCGTGGATGGAAAAAGCAATCCGCCCTATCGAAGAGTTACCTTCTTCCGGCTGGAAAAACCTAATTCGCAAAATTAATAATGAAGTAAATACTTACGGAGAATCCATAGGAAAACCTAAAATGGGGACCACTTTGGTTGGTTGTCTTTTGGGAAAAAGAAAGTCCTGGATCTTTAACGTAGGGGATAGTCGTCTTTATCATCTGACTAAAGAAGGTCTCAGCAAAGTAACAGTAGATCATAATATTGGAGAAGAGCTGGGTTCCAGTTATGGCCGAAATCTTCTGACAAGTTGTATTGGTGGCGGAACAAAAAGTATCGAAGTAGATACATTCGACTATTCCGGAAAATTATCTCCGGGAGATTTTATACTGATCTGCACAGATGGTTTAACTGAAGTTTTAAATATAGATCAAATAGAAAAGATCATGAGAGAACATGAGGATCTAAGAGAAACTTGCAGGATCCTTTCTGAAGAAGCAAATCTAAGACTGACTCGAGACAATCACACAATTGTGATCATCAAAATAGATTCAGTTTAA
- a CDS encoding tetratricopeptide repeat protein: MIFVILVAAGIILIVAAGSFLIQSKKDSFEKALALAAMGNYVDSRILIRDILDSNPSNTRAHFIMAKIYAMEGDYNNEAKHLDKIKKIGTFDKEISEVAVSNRLADIYYQQDLYEEAVFHYSDTLSVDPDNLEACIRIGFMAIGQKEFGIADKFLSRIPDEKIKMPALLLGKGVVAGILRKGDPRTYFQKAFEEDPTSSVGGFLYAVSLSRAGEHDEAIRVANSVVDVVTDEYVRYTLFQFIMLEFILKGNWNEALKHARLCMEIARNNGWKQEMIDSDFHFSLIAVHMGRLEDASEYLIEAESERVDDDRIIELANYKYQVETKRLELGKVAKSGFLPEQELGKLFTELFPVERYYEISGLKSSKSFHIKGIIDEEGNKIVIDVNKIGISAMDHYRSLKGVDFKNLCVKVVIALNYTVSREIPNKEGDGVNFQGLNKTDKETRALFKFRKWKDAKISDIFLRDTLGQVKDMALDKAFIIGDADFTEGARRFLADNPSRLSVLYGRDLEELLKKALKSQG; the protein is encoded by the coding sequence ATGATCTTTGTAATTCTCGTAGCAGCTGGAATCATCCTGATCGTCGCGGCAGGTTCCTTTCTCATTCAATCCAAAAAGGATTCGTTTGAGAAGGCTCTAGCTTTGGCGGCCATGGGAAATTACGTCGACTCTCGGATCCTCATCAGAGATATTCTAGATTCCAATCCATCTAACACCAGGGCTCATTTTATCATGGCGAAAATTTACGCCATGGAAGGTGATTATAATAACGAAGCGAAACATTTAGATAAGATCAAAAAGATCGGAACCTTCGATAAGGAAATTTCAGAAGTAGCAGTTTCCAATCGTCTCGCAGATATATATTACCAACAAGATCTATATGAAGAAGCTGTATTTCATTATTCAGATACTCTTTCTGTTGACCCGGATAATCTAGAAGCTTGTATCCGAATTGGTTTTATGGCAATAGGCCAGAAAGAATTTGGGATCGCAGATAAATTCCTTTCCAGAATTCCGGATGAGAAGATCAAAATGCCAGCCTTACTCTTAGGAAAAGGTGTGGTCGCGGGGATCTTAAGAAAAGGAGATCCCAGAACTTATTTTCAAAAAGCATTCGAAGAAGATCCAACTTCTTCCGTTGGTGGATTTTTATACGCAGTCTCTTTGTCCAGAGCTGGAGAACATGACGAAGCAATTCGTGTAGCAAATTCTGTGGTAGACGTTGTCACAGATGAGTATGTTCGTTACACATTATTCCAATTTATCATGTTGGAATTTATTCTGAAAGGAAATTGGAACGAAGCTTTAAAACATGCAAGGTTATGCATGGAGATCGCAAGGAATAATGGATGGAAACAGGAAATGATAGACTCCGATTTCCATTTCTCCCTGATTGCGGTCCATATGGGAAGATTAGAAGACGCCAGCGAATATTTGATCGAAGCAGAATCCGAAAGAGTGGATGATGATCGTATCATTGAACTTGCAAATTATAAATACCAAGTAGAAACCAAAAGATTAGAACTTGGAAAAGTCGCCAAGAGCGGATTTCTTCCAGAGCAAGAACTAGGAAAATTATTCACAGAACTATTTCCAGTAGAACGTTATTATGAGATCTCGGGTTTAAAATCTTCCAAATCTTTCCATATAAAAGGGATCATAGATGAAGAAGGTAATAAGATAGTAATCGACGTAAATAAGATTGGGATCAGCGCCATGGATCATTATAGGTCCTTAAAGGGTGTGGATTTCAAAAACTTATGCGTAAAAGTTGTTATCGCCCTGAATTATACAGTGAGTAGAGAGATCCCCAATAAGGAAGGGGACGGGGTCAATTTCCAAGGTTTGAACAAGACTGACAAAGAGACCAGAGCTCTTTTCAAATTCAGAAAATGGAAGGACGCTAAAATTTCGGATATATTCTTAAGAGATACCTTGGGCCAAGTAAAAGATATGGCATTGGACAAGGCATTTATCATAGGAGATGCGGACTTCACAGAAGGTGCCCGCAGATTTCTGGCGGATAATCCGTCTAGACTTTCCGTACTCTACGGACGAGATTTAGAAGAACTTTTAAAAAAGGCACTGAAATCCCAAGGCTAA
- a CDS encoding ABC transporter ATP-binding protein — protein sequence MILRINNLSRHYGSTKAVNAISFDINQSDYVAIVGPSGSGKTTLLSMITGMLSSSSGEIYFDTLKLSSMTKGELARFRAKNIGLIFQFSELVSHLTVEENILLPALLVGKFEEQEYREKCEYLISSLNLHTIRNQLPSSLSGGQIQMTAIARALINEPEMLLADEPSGDLDPENSELVRKLLSDFNSRGLTILLVTHDMNLAFDAKTIYEMREGSFTRVVK from the coding sequence ATGATCCTAAGGATTAATAATCTCTCCAGGCATTATGGTTCCACCAAGGCAGTTAATGCGATCTCATTCGATATCAATCAATCCGACTATGTCGCGATTGTAGGGCCTTCTGGTTCTGGAAAAACCACTCTTCTATCCATGATCACTGGTATGTTATCCAGTAGTTCTGGAGAAATTTACTTTGATACTTTAAAACTTTCCTCCATGACCAAAGGAGAACTGGCTAGGTTCAGAGCAAAAAACATAGGACTGATCTTTCAATTTTCAGAACTTGTCTCTCATCTAACTGTGGAAGAGAATATTCTTCTGCCTGCGTTACTCGTAGGAAAATTCGAAGAACAAGAATACAGAGAAAAATGTGAATATCTAATCTCCAGTTTGAATCTTCATACAATACGAAATCAACTACCAAGCAGTCTATCCGGCGGACAGATCCAGATGACTGCAATTGCAAGAGCTCTCATCAATGAACCAGAAATGCTTCTTGCTGATGAGCCTTCCGGTGACTTGGATCCAGAAAATAGTGAATTAGTACGTAAACTTCTCTCCGATTTTAATTCCAGGGGACTCACGATCCTGCTCGTGACCCATGATATGAATCTTGCATTCGATGCTAAGACGATCTACGAAATGAGAGAAGGAAGTTTTACCAGAGTCGTTAAATGA
- a CDS encoding LA_2478/LA_2722/LA_4182 family protein — translation MKYIKIIMLLSIAGLALGNCSKSPEQKVMELAPRLQLALCSKMLECGKDEIEKIPPQYRSSLPPFMQSQEACVSYFKESFDKAREQRKERKEEVTPEMVQSFETCVIELEKASCEPFKNGRGKRLGIPGCENLTKIGQPESP, via the coding sequence ATGAAATATATAAAAATTATAATGTTATTGTCTATTGCAGGTCTTGCTTTAGGGAATTGTTCCAAATCTCCTGAACAGAAAGTCATGGAATTAGCTCCTAGATTGCAATTGGCTCTTTGTTCAAAAATGTTGGAATGTGGAAAGGATGAGATCGAAAAGATACCACCTCAATATAGGTCTTCCCTCCCTCCATTTATGCAATCCCAAGAAGCATGTGTTTCCTATTTTAAGGAAAGTTTCGATAAAGCAAGGGAACAAAGAAAAGAAAGAAAAGAAGAAGTCACACCTGAAATGGTACAATCATTTGAAACTTGTGTAATTGAATTAGAAAAAGCTAGCTGTGAGCCTTTCAAAAATGGTCGTGGGAAAAGATTGGGAATTCCAGGTTGCGAAAATCTGACAAAGATTGGACAACCGGAAAGTCCTTAA
- a CDS encoding OsmC family protein, with protein sequence MNSEELKKIQTPLKDKYREVPDSAVYTLKAKGKLGEGISCKIETGRALADAGLHPATGGNGMLACSGDLLLEALVACAGVTLGAVATSIGINIKEGFVRAEGDLDFRGTLGVSKEIPVGFKDIRLFFDLNSDADQEKIQTLLKLTERYCVVYQTIVSGTKINTVIQNSSALV encoded by the coding sequence ATGAACTCCGAAGAATTAAAAAAAATACAAACTCCTTTAAAAGATAAATACCGCGAGGTCCCCGATTCCGCGGTATATACATTAAAAGCAAAAGGCAAATTAGGCGAGGGGATCTCTTGTAAAATAGAGACAGGCAGAGCGTTAGCAGATGCGGGACTTCATCCTGCAACTGGAGGAAATGGAATGCTTGCTTGCTCCGGAGATTTACTTTTGGAAGCTCTCGTTGCATGCGCGGGTGTTACATTAGGTGCAGTTGCGACTTCTATCGGTATAAATATCAAAGAAGGTTTTGTAAGAGCAGAAGGAGATTTGGATTTTAGAGGAACTTTAGGAGTTTCTAAAGAAATTCCCGTGGGATTTAAAGATATCAGATTATTTTTTGATCTGAATTCGGATGCAGATCAGGAGAAGATCCAGACCTTGTTAAAACTTACGGAAAGATATTGTGTGGTTTATCAGACGATTGTTTCTGGTACTAAGATCAATACAGTAATCCAGAACAGTTCTGCTCTAGTTTGA
- a CDS encoding SiaB family protein kinase — MQLSKQYNVLKRTGVALLYKGPFSETTISSLNDLLKEKLEEEKKKNRILTVFVEMAQNVAHYSIERDEKSGIGILVLRRKAHNWELNCGNAVTQEQAAYLKGKIEEVKKLSQEELKQRYNEQIRSDRPEKSKGAGLGFFEIARKSDMPLVYQLEEADNGDLFFRLTARFLLEGAYSSGL, encoded by the coding sequence ATGCAGTTATCAAAACAATATAATGTTCTTAAAAGGACCGGAGTGGCTCTTCTTTATAAAGGGCCTTTTTCAGAGACTACCATTTCTTCTTTAAATGATCTTCTAAAAGAAAAGTTAGAAGAAGAAAAGAAGAAGAACCGCATCCTCACTGTATTTGTGGAAATGGCTCAGAACGTTGCACATTATTCCATCGAAAGAGATGAAAAGAGTGGGATTGGAATTTTAGTTTTAAGAAGAAAGGCTCATAACTGGGAACTCAATTGCGGAAACGCTGTCACACAAGAACAGGCCGCATATTTAAAAGGTAAAATTGAAGAAGTTAAAAAACTTTCTCAAGAAGAACTCAAACAAAGGTATAATGAGCAGATCCGTTCTGACAGGCCCGAAAAAAGTAAGGGCGCAGGTTTAGGATTTTTTGAAATAGCAAGAAAATCGGATATGCCTTTGGTTTACCAATTAGAGGAGGCGGACAACGGGGATTTATTCTTCCGATTGACTGCCCGATTTCTGTTAGAAGGCGCCTACTCTTCCGGACTTTAA
- a CDS encoding lysylphosphatidylglycerol synthase transmembrane domain-containing protein, with protein MKKLLLGIGISVLSLGFLFWNLDLSGFTSILERWKPIFLIPFFVAILWGLYLFSWRWYLLLNKKVPFKTALLSAYIGVGANQFLPARGGDIFRLYLCKKGENIGYGNLVSGIFLEKVLDFSFIFCAGLGALFLLGVNGSETKILFPLLGIFGIFSTLVIVRLFHQRLISLGEFLFSKIGKKEFFSEKLAPQVSELGSFLTFRNVSSYGVLTACTWLLGYAIHYTLLQYLVGIHLSPLETIFIMFCGAVGVMVPSAPSGAGVYHASITSGFVLLGRESSEGLVYATTVHLGQMVALGILTAILYVYWSFTEKEKAK; from the coding sequence TTGAAAAAATTATTACTCGGTATCGGTATCAGCGTTTTATCTTTAGGTTTCTTATTTTGGAACCTAGATCTTTCCGGTTTTACTTCTATTTTAGAAAGATGGAAACCTATCTTCTTAATTCCATTTTTCGTAGCTATTCTTTGGGGATTATATCTATTCTCTTGGAGATGGTATTTATTATTAAACAAAAAGGTCCCATTCAAAACTGCTCTTCTTTCTGCTTATATTGGAGTAGGGGCCAATCAATTTTTACCCGCAAGAGGAGGAGATATTTTTCGTCTCTATCTCTGTAAAAAGGGGGAGAATATTGGTTATGGAAATTTAGTCAGTGGGATCTTTTTAGAAAAGGTTTTAGACTTCTCCTTTATATTCTGCGCAGGACTGGGAGCTCTTTTTCTTTTAGGAGTGAACGGATCTGAAACCAAGATACTATTTCCATTACTTGGGATCTTCGGGATATTCTCCACACTTGTAATCGTTCGTTTATTTCATCAACGCCTGATCTCTTTAGGAGAATTTTTATTTTCTAAAATAGGAAAGAAAGAATTTTTTTCTGAAAAACTCGCCCCCCAAGTTTCAGAGTTAGGAAGTTTTTTAACTTTTCGTAATGTTTCTAGTTATGGAGTTTTAACTGCCTGCACCTGGCTTTTAGGATACGCAATACATTATACTCTTCTACAATATTTAGTAGGGATCCACTTAAGTCCCTTAGAAACTATATTTATCATGTTCTGTGGAGCCGTAGGAGTGATGGTACCTTCTGCTCCATCCGGTGCAGGAGTTTATCATGCTTCTATCACATCTGGGTTTGTATTATTAGGTAGAGAAAGTTCAGAAGGTTTAGTATATGCAACCACCGTTCATTTAGGGCAGATGGTTGCACTTGGGATCTTAACAGCTATACTTTATGTGTACTGGTCTTTTACTGAAAAAGAAAAAGCCAAATAA
- a CDS encoding histidine triad nucleotide-binding protein, whose product MTDSCIFCKLINKEIPAKIIFEDEDLLAFHDIAPQAPTHVLVIPKKHIVDIDHTSAADKALLGEILYRATEIARSLGLNKEGFRIVNNMGVLGGQTVFHLHFHILGGRQMKWPPG is encoded by the coding sequence ATGACAGATTCCTGTATATTTTGTAAACTTATCAATAAAGAAATCCCAGCTAAGATCATCTTCGAAGATGAGGATCTATTAGCTTTTCATGATATTGCCCCTCAGGCTCCTACTCATGTTTTGGTTATTCCTAAAAAACATATCGTAGATATTGATCACACAAGTGCGGCAGACAAAGCACTTCTTGGCGAAATTTTATATAGAGCCACAGAAATCGCAAGGTCTCTCGGACTCAATAAAGAAGGTTTTCGCATCGTAAACAATATGGGCGTACTCGGCGGCCAAACAGTATTCCATCTGCATTTCCATATACTTGGTGGAAGACAAATGAAATGGCCTCCAGGCTGA
- a CDS encoding ROK family protein codes for MSSIIGVDIGAQSIKACLTNSSGQMISQSDRKTGPEMDSKLFLSSLEEQISELSSDCKDQVKGIGLGSPGPIDKENGILISSANLPLLKNVPLVDFLKKKFGVPVYYDNDANCAALGEYWFGEGKTSSNLIVLTLGTGLGGGWVFQGKLFDGYLGNSMEVGHTTIQPGGALCGCGQRGCAEAYFSASGFSSRFLEKTGSKLSDIETLFDLASKDHKEANEILEEGIESLAQLIRNLIHLLNPEHIVLSGGIAKSYSFFGKRLENRVREIIFPIFKEYVKILPGKSVTGALGAASLCLDNKT; via the coding sequence ATGAGTTCTATTATAGGCGTGGATATCGGCGCCCAAAGCATAAAAGCCTGCCTTACTAATTCTTCTGGTCAGATGATCTCTCAATCCGATCGAAAGACTGGGCCAGAGATGGATTCAAAACTTTTTTTATCTTCTCTCGAAGAACAGATCTCTGAACTCAGCTCAGATTGTAAAGATCAAGTAAAAGGGATCGGACTTGGAAGTCCTGGACCAATAGATAAAGAAAATGGAATATTGATCTCTTCTGCAAATCTTCCTTTATTAAAAAATGTTCCTTTAGTTGATTTTTTAAAGAAGAAGTTTGGCGTTCCTGTATATTACGATAACGACGCAAACTGTGCAGCACTCGGAGAGTATTGGTTCGGAGAAGGTAAAACTTCTTCCAATCTGATCGTTCTCACACTAGGAACAGGCCTTGGTGGAGGATGGGTTTTCCAAGGAAAACTATTCGATGGTTATCTTGGAAACTCTATGGAAGTAGGACATACTACAATCCAGCCAGGCGGGGCACTTTGTGGATGCGGACAAAGAGGTTGCGCAGAAGCTTATTTCAGTGCCAGCGGATTCTCTTCTAGATTTTTAGAAAAAACAGGTTCCAAACTTTCAGATATAGAAACTCTATTTGATCTGGCTTCTAAAGATCATAAAGAAGCAAACGAGATCTTAGAAGAAGGGATCGAAAGTTTAGCGCAACTCATTCGTAATCTAATCCATTTACTCAATCCAGAACATATCGTATTGTCCGGAGGGATCGCTAAGTCCTATTCCTTTTTCGGAAAACGACTTGAAAACAGGGTGAGAGAAATCATATTTCCCATATTCAAAGAATACGTAAAGATCCTTCCGGGAAAATCAGTCACTGGTGCCCTGGGAGCAGCAAGTTTATGTTTGGATAATAAAACATGA